The following are encoded together in the Triticum dicoccoides isolate Atlit2015 ecotype Zavitan chromosome 6B, WEW_v2.0, whole genome shotgun sequence genome:
- the LOC119323332 gene encoding phosphoglycerate kinase, cytosolic encodes MATKRSVGTLGEADLKGKKVFVRADLNVPLDDAQKITDDTRIRASIPTIKYLLEKGAKVILASHLGRPKGVTPKFSLKPLVARLSELLGLEVVMAPDCIGEEVEKLAAALPDGGVLLLENVRFYKEEEKNDPEFAKKLASVADLYVNDAFGTAHRAHASTEGVTKFLRPSVAGFLMQKELDYLVGAVANPKKPFAAIVGGSKVSSKIGVIESLLAKVDILILGGGMIFTFYKAQGLAVGKSLVEEDKLELATSLIETAKSKGVKLLLPTDVVVADKFAADAESKIVPATAIPDGWMGLDVGPDSIKTFAEALDTTKTVIWNGPMGVFEFEKFAAGTDAIAKQLAELTGKGVTTIIGGGDSVAAVEKAGLADKMSHISTGGGASLELLEGKPLPGVLALDEA; translated from the exons ATGGCGACCAAGAGGAGCGTGGGCACCCTCGGGGAGGCGGATCTCAAGGGGAAGAAGGTGTTCGTGCGCGCCGACCTCAACGTGCCGCTCGACGACGCCCAGAAGATCACCGACGACACCCGCATCCGCGCCTCCATCCCCACCATCAAGTACCTCCTCGAGAAGGGCGCCAAGGTCATCCTGGCCAGCCATCTG GGCCGCCCAAAAGGTGTCACCCCCAAGTTCAGCTTGAAGCCTCTTGTTGCACGCTTGTCTGAGCTCCTTGGACTTGAA GTTGTGATGGCCCCTGACTGCATCGGTGAAGAAGTTGAGAAATTGGCTGCTGCTTTGCCAGATGGTGGTGTTCTACTCCTAGAGAATGTTAGATTCtacaaggaggaagagaagaacgaTCCTGAGTTTGCTAAGAAGCTTGCGTCAGTTGCTGACCTTTATGTAAATGACGCTTTCGGCACTGCACATAGGGCTCATGCTTCAACTGAGGGTGTAACCAAGTTTTTGAGGCCTTCTGTTGCTGGCTTCCTCATGCAGAAG GAACTTGACTATCTTGTCGGAGCTGTTGCCAACCCAAAGAAGCCATTTGCTGCCATTGTTGGTGGATCAAAGGTCTCATCTAAGATTGGTGTGATCGAGTCTCTGCTGGCCAAGGTTGATATCCTCATCCTTGGTGGTGGTATGATCTTCACATTCTACAAGGCCCAGGGATTAGCTGTTGGAAAGTCTCTTGTGGAGGAAGACAAACTTGAACTGGCAACTTCACTGATTGAAACGGCAAAGTCCAAGGGTGTTAAGCTCTTGCTTCCGACTGATGTCGTTGTGGCTGACAAGTTTGCAGCAGATGCCGAAAGCAAG ATTGTTCCTGCCACTGCTATCCCTGATGGTTGGATGGGTCTGGATGTTGGCCCAGATTCCATCAAGACTTTTGCAGAAGCCTTGGACACCACCAAGACTGTTATCTGGAACGGTCCTATGGGAGTCTTTGAGTTTGAGAAGTTTGCCGCAGGCACTGAT GCGATCGCGAAGCAGTTGGCTGAGCTTACTGGGAAGGGTGTCACGACCATCATTGGTGGAGGTGACTCCGTTGCTGCTGTTGAGAAGGCTGGGCTGGCCGACAAGATGAGCCACATTTCCACCGGCGGTGGCGCGAGCTTGGAGCTGCTGGAAGGCAAGCCCCTCCCTGGTGTTCTTGCCCTTGACGAGGCGTAG